The DNA region TTTGATGCTGCAAACGTAATATCATTTGATGCATTGGATACAACGAGTTCGCGCTATTTAAGTGGGCACAATGCAACTATGCTACAGGTGTCGCGTATTTATTTTTTAGCAGAGGTATTAAGTAAAGATATTGAATTTTATACACCAAAGGTTGCCAATATTATACAAGTGGCAGATACCGGTGAATTAGAAACCTTCTTAAAGTATTTAGTTTTACTACCCAATCCAGAGGAATATAAACAGACAGCTGTAGAAGCGTTAAGAACTAATATTGCAACGATTTTTGATGCTATTTCATTGAACAATCCGTATCCGGCAGAATATTTTAATGATCAACAATGGAATCAAATGTTTTTGAAGGCGGCTTTTATGGAAAGAGATCTCTCGCAAATAGCATCCATTGATAAAAGAGCTAATGAGGATTTAGCTAGAATAATATCCGATTATGCACATGAAAGATGGGCTGCAGGTAGAAAAATAGATCCATTGTTCTGGAGACCTGTTTCAAAATTTTTAAATGAGCAACTTTTGGGTGATATGAAGACATTACTTAACAGTGATGATGTTGTAGAGAATTTAGCCGGAGCTCTTTGCTGTTATTATTCAGAAAACGAAAAAGCCCTTGCGCTATTAAATGGTAAGCCAGAGCTAAAACATAAAATTGCCGATGGGCATACAACTTGGAATACGATAA from Maribacter dokdonensis DSW-8 includes:
- a CDS encoding EboA domain-containing protein; this translates as MHNPIDIQNILNTYGAPDSVAWLKGKIESLKENKSSKDLFMTYSLLNVKFDAANVISFDALDTTSSRYLSGHNATMLQVSRIYFLAEVLSKDIEFYTPKVANIIQVADTGELETFLKYLVLLPNPEEYKQTAVEALRTNIATIFDAISLNNPYPAEYFNDQQWNQMFLKAAFMERDLSQIASIDKRANEDLARIISDYAHERWAAGRKIDPLFWRPVSKFLNEQLLGDMKTLLNSDDVVENLAGALCCYYSENEKALALLNGKPELKHKIADGHTTWNTIKQQ